Proteins co-encoded in one Candidatus Bathyarchaeota archaeon genomic window:
- a CDS encoding ABC transporter substrate-binding protein, with translation MRASRSLKAISTGLALITIVVVAIIAGVAGYYAGQSAASAAYQEGYDAGYQAGLADGRQQALQEVSPVLPSEIKIGCIMSLTGFLGPMGENIVKGVELAVNEVNARGGIAGRKIKLIVEDDGTDPTKGLEALKKLVEVDGCQVVIGPMASGVLRALGNYTNEHKVVLISPTATAPYITTEFPDDYVFRTVGSDTLQGKALGEILVDRGVSKVVILVMDNAYGVGIMNEAMKVLNDRVVKTIRYDPSKLDFTTELQTIKDLNPDAVLYVGYYEDGKIMFKQALEMGLDNILWVCAEGVYGNPMFEEPAAAKFMEKACIGTRPSAPIGLTSYELFRKKFKDAYGEEPPMYSDTAYDATMMAILAIAKAGDYNGTKIREALIDISQTFMGATGYKLFDENGDQLYQVYEIWDVVEEDGKYKFVGIGYWP, from the coding sequence ATGAGAGCTAGCAGAAGTCTAAAGGCGATCTCCACCGGTTTAGCGCTCATAACGATAGTAGTCGTAGCCATCATAGCGGGTGTAGCCGGCTACTACGCCGGACAATCAGCCGCGTCAGCAGCCTATCAGGAAGGTTACGACGCAGGGTATCAAGCAGGTCTGGCAGACGGACGACAACAGGCGCTTCAAGAGGTTTCACCGGTTTTACCCTCGGAGATCAAGATAGGGTGCATAATGTCTCTAACTGGGTTCTTAGGTCCTATGGGAGAGAACATAGTTAAGGGCGTCGAATTAGCGGTTAACGAGGTCAATGCGAGAGGAGGGATAGCCGGTAGGAAGATCAAGCTCATAGTCGAAGACGATGGCACAGACCCTACGAAGGGCCTAGAGGCCTTGAAGAAGCTTGTTGAGGTAGATGGTTGCCAGGTCGTGATAGGGCCCATGGCTAGCGGAGTCTTAAGAGCCCTGGGCAACTACACGAACGAGCATAAGGTCGTTCTGATATCACCGACCGCTACGGCTCCTTACATAACTACCGAGTTTCCAGACGACTACGTCTTCAGAACGGTCGGAAGCGATACACTCCAGGGTAAGGCCCTTGGGGAGATACTAGTCGATAGAGGGGTTTCGAAGGTCGTTATCCTCGTTATGGATAACGCATATGGCGTCGGCATAATGAATGAAGCTATGAAAGTTCTAAACGACAGGGTCGTCAAGACCATCAGATACGACCCCTCTAAGCTAGACTTTACCACTGAGCTTCAGACGATTAAGGACCTTAACCCAGACGCTGTACTCTACGTCGGCTACTACGAAGACGGCAAGATCATGTTCAAACAGGCCCTTGAGATGGGGTTGGATAACATTCTCTGGGTCTGCGCCGAAGGTGTCTATGGAAACCCCATGTTCGAGGAACCAGCGGCGGCTAAGTTCATGGAGAAGGCATGCATAGGAACCAGGCCCTCCGCTCCGATAGGGCTTACCAGCTACGAACTGTTCAGGAAGAAGTTTAAGGACGCATACGGTGAAGAACCGCCTATGTATTCAGACACGGCCTACGACGCCACGATGATGGCAATTCTAGCCATAGCTAAAGCTGGAGATTACAATGGAACTAAGATACGGGAAGCGCTGATCGATATTAGTCAGACATTCATGGGTGCTACTGGGTATAAGCTGTTCGACGAGAACGGAGACCAACTATACCAAGTTTACGAGATATGGGACGTGGTTGAAGAGGACGGCAAGTACAAGTTTGTAGGTATAGGCTATTGGCCCTAA
- a CDS encoding branched-chain amino acid ABC transporter permease, with product MINWLQVLMNSLVWGCMYLLATVGLSLTYGLSRFPNFAHAEYVTFGAYMAYMFFNILGLDLYLSVGLAVLISALLGGMSYFLLFKPLKSRGASLIHLMVASIGLGLLIRHTLMQVFGGGILSFKMIWPCIFIGPVVTTSLLLTAIAAAFTVAVLLHILLTKTRLGKAIRATADNPELAAASGIDMDRVSLFTWSLGAALAGFSGVFLAMRSSLVPLLGWKILLQAFAITLLGGIGSFYGVLAASFILSLSENLGVVALTWVGLSADYRSAVAFIVLVSTLILKPEGLISTVKRRA from the coding sequence GTGATAAACTGGCTTCAGGTCTTGATGAACTCCCTTGTCTGGGGTTGCATGTATCTTCTAGCCACCGTAGGCTTATCCTTGACCTATGGTTTATCTCGTTTCCCTAACTTCGCCCATGCGGAGTATGTGACGTTTGGAGCCTATATGGCATACATGTTTTTTAACATACTTGGGTTAGACCTCTACCTTTCTGTAGGACTGGCCGTTTTAATATCTGCCCTTCTAGGGGGGATGAGCTACTTTCTTCTCTTTAAGCCGCTTAAGTCTAGAGGGGCGTCTCTGATACACCTCATGGTAGCGTCCATAGGGCTGGGGCTTCTCATAAGACATACACTCATGCAAGTATTTGGAGGAGGTATTCTATCGTTCAAGATGATATGGCCCTGTATATTTATAGGCCCGGTGGTTACGACCTCTCTTCTTCTAACGGCTATAGCTGCTGCGTTCACCGTAGCAGTTCTACTTCATATACTCCTCACCAAGACTAGGCTGGGTAAGGCCATAAGAGCTACGGCGGATAATCCGGAACTAGCAGCTGCTTCGGGGATAGACATGGATAGGGTGAGCCTGTTCACGTGGTCTTTAGGTGCCGCTTTAGCCGGTTTTTCAGGCGTGTTTCTAGCTATGCGTAGCAGCCTAGTCCCGCTACTCGGCTGGAAGATCCTTCTCCAAGCCTTCGCGATAACCTTGCTAGGCGGTATAGGGAGCTTCTACGGCGTCCTAGCGGCATCCTTTATCTTGAGTCTATCTGAAAACCTAGGAGTCGTAGCGTTAACGTGGGTAGGTCTTTCAGCAGACTACCGCTCGGCCGTAGCTTTCATAGTACTCGTTTCAACGCTCATACTCAAACCAGAGGGGCTTATATCGACCGTTAAAAGGAGGGCTTGA
- a CDS encoding branched-chain amino acid ABC transporter permease — protein sequence MPDPLMYVLDAVAYAGIFGMLSLSLNLEYGYTNLANFGKVAFFMVGAYVAAVMARMGYPFTVYALVASLAAGFIGLLTSLPALRLREDFLAITMTALGEVMKLIVKNEEWLAGGVWGLSGIPPAIIIQGLSFRERLLVQIALIYGCLVACYVVCELLAKSPYGRVLKTIREDELLAAAYGKNVFRYKACTFALGSAISGLAGGLFAQYIGTVSPYMFEPTVTFSVWMMVILGGPANNTGAILGAFLVEGFHRSSRLLKDYIGLPLDPINLQVMLTALLVITVVFYRPQGLLKERVTPWDKGILRKLKPMCRRVKTWVRS from the coding sequence ATGCCGGATCCCCTAATGTATGTACTCGACGCGGTGGCGTATGCAGGCATCTTCGGGATGCTATCCCTTAGCCTCAACCTGGAATACGGGTATACGAACCTCGCGAACTTCGGGAAGGTTGCATTCTTCATGGTCGGCGCCTACGTAGCTGCGGTCATGGCTAGGATGGGATACCCATTCACCGTATATGCTCTGGTAGCCTCTCTGGCGGCCGGGTTTATCGGACTTTTAACATCTCTCCCAGCCCTGAGACTTAGAGAAGATTTCCTTGCCATAACTATGACCGCCCTGGGAGAGGTGATGAAGCTTATAGTTAAGAACGAGGAATGGCTTGCAGGGGGAGTTTGGGGATTATCTGGAATACCTCCTGCGATAATCATTCAAGGTTTATCGTTCAGGGAGAGGCTTCTCGTCCAAATAGCCTTGATCTACGGATGCCTCGTAGCGTGCTACGTCGTATGTGAGCTTCTAGCAAAATCCCCCTACGGTAGAGTTTTGAAGACCATAAGGGAAGACGAGCTTTTAGCCGCAGCTTACGGTAAAAACGTTTTCAGATATAAAGCTTGTACTTTTGCCCTAGGCTCGGCGATCTCAGGACTTGCGGGAGGTCTATTTGCACAGTATATAGGCACTGTAAGCCCGTATATGTTCGAGCCTACCGTGACGTTTTCGGTCTGGATGATGGTCATCTTAGGAGGACCGGCTAATAACACCGGTGCCATTCTAGGAGCTTTCCTCGTCGAGGGATTTCATAGGTCCTCTAGGCTTCTTAAAGACTATATAGGCCTCCCTCTAGATCCGATAAACCTCCAGGTTATGCTTACGGCGCTTCTGGTGATCACCGTTGTATTCTACAGGCCACAAGGCCTGTTAAAGGAGAGGGTCACCCCTTGGGATAAAGGGATCCTCAGAAAGCTTAAACCCATGTGTAGGAGGGTTAAGACATGGGTTCGATCCTGA
- a CDS encoding ABC transporter ATP-binding protein, whose protein sequence is MGSILNTDNLVKRFGGLAAVDKVTLDVEEESIVGLIGPNGSGKTTLFNVLTGIYRPDAGKVFFRRERIDGLQPHQVYVKGLVRTFQTPKIIQKMTVLDNVMLAVKNPGESLIAALFKRRSWIGFENRLREKALEILRFLGLDKHAYTPASELSGGQMKLLEIARALISEPKMILLDEPTAGVNPVLAYTIFDRVKELRKRFGITFFIIEHRIELLMRYVDRVYVMHQGKLIAEGEPNDIMNNPDVVKVYLGSI, encoded by the coding sequence ATGGGTTCGATCCTGAATACGGATAATTTAGTCAAAAGGTTCGGCGGCTTAGCGGCCGTAGACAAGGTTACGTTAGACGTAGAGGAGGAGAGTATCGTAGGCCTCATAGGACCCAACGGAAGCGGTAAAACCACGCTGTTCAACGTTTTAACAGGCATATACCGGCCTGATGCAGGGAAGGTGTTCTTCCGTAGGGAAAGGATAGATGGGCTTCAACCCCATCAAGTATACGTTAAAGGACTTGTTAGAACGTTTCAGACACCTAAGATCATCCAAAAGATGACGGTTCTAGACAATGTCATGCTAGCTGTGAAGAACCCTGGAGAAAGTCTAATAGCGGCGTTGTTTAAACGTAGAAGCTGGATAGGGTTTGAGAATAGACTTAGGGAGAAGGCCTTGGAGATCTTAAGGTTCTTGGGTCTCGATAAGCACGCATATACTCCCGCCAGCGAACTCTCTGGAGGCCAGATGAAGCTTCTGGAGATAGCTAGGGCATTGATATCTGAACCTAAGATGATACTTCTAGACGAGCCTACTGCAGGAGTCAATCCTGTACTTGCGTATACGATATTCGACCGGGTCAAGGAGCTTAGGAAGAGGTTTGGGATAACCTTCTTTATAATAGAGCATAGGATAGAGCTTCTCATGAGGTATGTGGACAGGGTTTACGTCATGCATCAGGGTAAACTTATAGCCGAGGGAGAGCCTAACGATATTATGAACAACCCGGATGTGGTTAAGGTATACCTGGGGTCGATATGA